The genomic region AGATCCTCAAGACTGCCGGCATCGATCCGGCCCCGCGGCGCACGACCGTTACCTGGGCTGACTTCCTGCGCTCGCAGGCTGAGGCGATCCTGGCGATGGACTTCATTGAAACGGTCACGCTGACCGGCCAGCGCCAGTACATTCTCGCCGCCATCCACCACGCCAGCCGGCGTGTATGGATACTCGGCACCACCGCACACCCCACCCACGCCTGGGTCACCCAGGCCATCCGCAACCTGCTCATGGACCTCGAGGACACAGGACACCTCGCGCAGATCAAGTTCCTCACTCGTGACCGCGACGCCAAATACCCCGCGTTGATCGACAAGATCCTCGGCACCGCGGGAATCGCGACGGTGCTGACCGGTGTCCGGATGCCCCGCATGAACTCCATCATCGAACGCTGGGTCAAGACACTTCGCGCCGAACTGCTCGACCGCACATTGATCTGGAATCAGACCCACCTACGCCACGCGCTGCGGGAGTACGAGCGGCACTACAACGAGCGCGGCACATGACGGTCACTCGCTGGTGCGGCACCACAAGCATCGTCATGCTCCTTGACCTGCGTGGACGTAATTTTCGGCACCCACAGGGCGGGCGATGAGGCGTGAACTCCGCAGGTTCAGCGTTTGACGCGAGCGCGGATCGCCAGCGCGGCCAGAGCGAGCAGCAGCGGGCCGAGGCCGCGGCCGGCGTTGACGGTCCAGCGCCCGGCAATGGTGAGTTGCTGATCGGTGTCTCGGAACACGATCGAGCCGGTGGCCAGGCGAGCGGCACGCTCCAGCCTGGCGGCGGTCCATCGGTCGCCGAACGGCGGCAGGGTGGCGGGCGGTGTCCGGGCGTCGAGCACTACCTGTTGGGACCCGCCCGGTGCGGGGGCGGGCTGCACACTTCCGGTGAACTGCTGCAGTGGCGCTGCTGCGGGCAGGCCCAGGCCTGTCAGTAACGCGGTGAGCATCGTCAGAAGCAAGACGAGCGCTGCTAGCGCGCGGCTAGCCCGCTGACCATAGCCGGAGATCAACCAGTAGACGGTGAGCAGGAACCGTTCGACCCGGCGTGTCGAACGTGCGTGACGGCGGGCCTGCATCTCGCCGTAGTAGAAGTCGCCGGCACCGGGTTCGTCTTTTGCGTCCTCGAGGCCTTTGCGCAGCGCGCGGTAGATGACGGCGAGGCGTTCGTAGGTGATCGCGTCGTAGTCCCGCCCGGTGTCCGGTTGCCCCGCGACTACGCTTCGGTCCCGGGCGAACTTCTCCAGCCAAGCTTCGACATTGACACCGCGCTGCTTGCGCGCGATCACATGCAGCAGCTTCTCGTCCATGATGATCTCGCGTCCCCTGGCGTTGACGTAGTAGGCGCGTACGCCTGGCCGGGACGGGACGA from Lentzea guizhouensis harbors:
- a CDS encoding integrase core domain-containing protein — translated: MIAAVLVRFAYLAVSHAFAALWLLRMTDREKDVEILALRHQLAVLHRQLGEQRPQLRPEDRALLAALLVPLARATLRQLRLLVSPDTILRWHRDLMKRRHARLSVNRASGRPRTVASIRRLVLRLATENPSWGYRRIHGELALLGVALAASTVWEILKTAGIDPAPRRTTVTWADFLRSQAEAILAMDFIETVTLTGQRQYILAAIHHASRRVWILGTTAHPTHAWVTQAIRNLLMDLEDTGHLAQIKFLTRDRDAKYPALIDKILGTAGIATVLTGVRMPRMNSIIERWVKTLRAELLDRTLIWNQTHLRHALREYERHYNERGT